The following proteins are co-located in the Alkalidesulfovibrio alkalitolerans DSM 16529 genome:
- a CDS encoding ATP-binding protein: protein MKCRRCKAPAQVKLPSHNTGFCPECFFLFFSRQVQKAVKDHAMFTPADRILVALSGGKDSLGLANELKEQGYDVTGLHVYLGIPGSSDASLAHIEAFCEARSIPLIVASTPDMGLAIPDVKEALRGRPTCSACGSIKRHVFSRVAREQGFTALATGHNLDDETARLFANVLRWDKAYLADQGPCLADDGGQARKVKPLYRLTEFETACYAFLKGIPHVSAPCPYSRGASFTGHKALLENLEQSRPGAKTQFYENFLRDGREAFAASARATAGLTPCLECGAPTPREVCGVCQLKKMVVAHKAETAHAEESRQ, encoded by the coding sequence ATGAAGTGCCGCCGTTGCAAGGCCCCAGCCCAGGTCAAGCTGCCCAGCCACAATACTGGATTCTGTCCGGAATGCTTCTTCCTCTTCTTCAGCCGCCAGGTGCAAAAGGCCGTCAAGGACCACGCCATGTTCACGCCTGCGGACCGCATCCTGGTGGCCCTGTCCGGCGGCAAGGACTCCCTCGGCCTGGCCAACGAGTTGAAAGAGCAGGGCTACGACGTCACGGGCCTGCACGTCTATCTGGGCATCCCCGGCTCGTCCGACGCCTCGCTCGCGCACATCGAGGCCTTTTGCGAGGCGCGCTCGATCCCCTTGATCGTGGCCTCCACCCCGGACATGGGGCTGGCCATCCCCGACGTCAAGGAAGCGCTCAGGGGCCGCCCCACCTGTTCGGCCTGCGGCTCCATCAAGCGCCACGTCTTCTCGCGCGTGGCCCGCGAGCAGGGCTTCACGGCCCTGGCCACGGGCCACAACCTCGACGACGAGACCGCGCGCCTCTTCGCCAACGTGCTGCGCTGGGACAAGGCCTACCTGGCCGACCAGGGGCCGTGCCTTGCGGATGACGGCGGACAGGCGCGCAAGGTGAAGCCGCTCTACCGCCTGACCGAATTCGAGACCGCCTGCTACGCCTTCCTCAAGGGCATCCCGCACGTCAGCGCGCCCTGCCCCTACTCGCGCGGCGCGTCCTTCACCGGCCACAAGGCGCTGCTCGAAAACCTCGAACAGTCGCGGCCCGGCGCCAAGACCCAGTTCTACGAAAACTTCCTGCGCGACGGACGCGAGGCCTTCGCGGCCTCGGCCCGCGCCACGGCCGGGCTCACGCCCTGCCTGGAGTGCGGCGCGCCCACGCCGCGCGAGGTCTGCGGCGTCTGCCAGTTGAAGAAGATGGTCGTGGCCCACAAGGCCGAGACCGCGCACGCGGAAGAGTCCCGGCAATGA
- a CDS encoding bile acid:sodium symporter family protein translates to MNAVGLIERGFLPLALGLSALALAHPPLFTWIAPHIALGLGVIMFGMGLTLDFSDFGRAFRNWRGAGTGIVLQYTIMPILAVAVSALLGLPPEAAVGLVLVGACPGGTASNVITYLARADVALSVVMTLVSTMLAPLVTPALVQLLLGHEIQVDFWAMVRSVFWIVLFPLLDGLIIRSLLRDRLRPVACIFPAISMVTISLIIACVVGLNQKTILAFPALVMAAVVLHNAAGFGLGYHCARLMGSDATRARTISIEVGMQNSGLAVALAGAFFGPAAALPGAIFSLWQNLVGVALARRWSRTNPPKC, encoded by the coding sequence ATGAACGCGGTCGGGCTGATCGAGCGCGGCTTCCTGCCGCTCGCGCTCGGCCTCTCGGCCCTGGCCCTGGCGCATCCGCCGCTCTTCACCTGGATCGCCCCGCACATCGCCCTGGGCCTTGGGGTGATCATGTTCGGCATGGGGCTCACGCTCGACTTTTCCGACTTCGGCCGGGCCTTTCGCAACTGGCGCGGCGCGGGCACGGGCATCGTGCTGCAATACACGATCATGCCCATCCTGGCCGTGGCCGTCTCGGCCCTGCTCGGCCTGCCGCCCGAGGCGGCCGTGGGGCTCGTGCTCGTGGGCGCGTGCCCCGGCGGCACGGCCTCCAACGTCATCACCTATCTGGCCCGGGCCGACGTGGCCCTGTCCGTGGTCATGACCCTCGTCTCCACCATGCTCGCCCCGCTCGTAACGCCCGCCCTGGTGCAACTCCTGCTCGGCCACGAGATCCAGGTGGACTTCTGGGCCATGGTCCGCTCGGTCTTCTGGATCGTGCTCTTCCCGCTGCTCGACGGGCTGATAATCCGCAGCCTGCTGCGCGACCGCCTGCGACCCGTGGCCTGCATCTTTCCGGCCATATCCATGGTCACCATCTCGCTCATCATCGCCTGTGTGGTGGGGCTGAACCAGAAGACCATCCTGGCCTTCCCGGCGCTGGTCATGGCGGCCGTGGTCCTGCACAACGCGGCCGGATTCGGGCTTGGCTACCACTGCGCCCGGCTCATGGGCTCGGACGCCACGCGCGCGCGGACCATCTCCATCGAGGTGGGCATGCAGAATTCGGGTTTGGCCGTGGCCCTGGCCGGAGCCTTCTTCGGCCCGGCGGCCGCGCTGCCCGGAGCGATCTTCAGCCTGTGGCAGAACCTGGTGGGCGTGGCCCTGGCCAGGCGCTGGTCGCGCACGAATCCGCCTAAGTGCTGA